The Burkholderia sp. NRF60-BP8 genomic sequence AACGGGCCGGCGCGCTTGATAATTCGGCCTCCGCCCCAATTTAAGGGGGGCGGTTCGGTTTTGAGGCACAATACTGGTTTGACCGCCCCGGTGGTGGCGGGCCAAGAGCCCGGCCGGCGGGGCGCTGCGAGGCTGCTGCGCTGCAGGCCGTTACTCAACGAAGGAACTCTATGCAACTGGTCAAGACCGAACGAGACACCCTCCTCAGGCCGCTGCAAACGGTCAGCGGCATCGTCGAACGCCGCCATACGTTGCCGATCCTCGCCAACCTGCTGATCACCAAGAACGGCCCGGACGTTTCATTCCTGTCGACCGACCTGGAGCTGCAGATCACCACGCGCGCCGATTTCGGCGTCGGCGGCGACCAGATCGCGACCACCGTCGCGGCCCGCAAGCTGCTCGACATCCTGCGCGCGATGCCTGACGGCCAGGTCACGCTGTCGCTCGCCGACAAGCGCCTCACCGTTCAATCGGGCAAGAGCCGTTTCGCACTGCAGACGCTGGCGGCCGACGAGTTCCCGACCGTCGCGCAGGCGAAGGATTTCGGCGCCACGCTCACCGTCCCGCAGAAGTCGTTCCGCCAGCTGCTCGGCATGGTGCACTTCGCGATGGCGCAGCAGGACATCCGCTACTACCTGAACGGCATGCTGCTCGTCGTCGACGGCGACCAGCTGATGGCCGTGGCCACCGACGGCCACCGCCTCGCGTTCTCGTCGATGAAGCTCGAAGGCGGCACGTTCGGCCGCCAGGAAGTCATCGTGCCGCGCAAGACGATTCTCGAGCTGCAGCGCCTGCTCGAGGACATCGACGACACCGTCACCATCGACATCGCGCAAACCCAGGCCAAGTTCACGTTCGGCCAGGTCGAGCTCGTGTCGAAA encodes the following:
- the dnaN gene encoding DNA polymerase III subunit beta encodes the protein MQLVKTERDTLLRPLQTVSGIVERRHTLPILANLLITKNGPDVSFLSTDLELQITTRADFGVGGDQIATTVAARKLLDILRAMPDGQVTLSLADKRLTVQSGKSRFALQTLAADEFPTVAQAKDFGATLTVPQKSFRQLLGMVHFAMAQQDIRYYLNGMLLVVDGDQLMAVATDGHRLAFSSMKLEGGTFGRQEVIVPRKTILELQRLLEDIDDTVTIDIAQTQAKFTFGQVELVSKLVEGKFPDFQRVIPKAHKNTFEIGREELQRSLQRAAILTSDKFKGVRCIVAPGQLKIMSTNADQEEAQEELEIAYQGDTVDIGFNVTYLLDVLANLKVDTVQVSLGDASSSALITVPENDEFKYVVMPMRI